The following coding sequences lie in one Anomaloglossus baeobatrachus isolate aAnoBae1 chromosome 7, aAnoBae1.hap1, whole genome shotgun sequence genomic window:
- the LOC142246644 gene encoding gamma-crystallin-3-like: MQGHVTWTSYHTCRIIFYEDKHFQGRSHECYSECPDLSSYFRRCNSIRVESGNWILYEHPNYRGHQYFLHRGEYPDFHQWMGYNDSIRSCRLSPQHEGSFRINIYEKEDLRGQMMEFTEDCPHVYEKFRFRDIHSVIVHDGYWMFYEEPNYKGRQFYLRPGEYRRYIDWGATNSRVGSFRRASDVFMCRLHCIDIYRICLLHNSRCCSE, encoded by the exons atgcagggacatgtgacatggacatcctaccacacatgtcg GATCATTTTTTATGAAGATAAACATTTCCAGGGTCGCTCTCATGAGTGTTACTCCGAGTGTCCAGATTTGTCTTCATATTTTAGACGTTGCAATTCCATTCGTGTGGAAAGTGGAAACTGGATCCTGTATGAACACCCCAACTACAGAGGCCACCAGTACTTCCTTCATAGAGGAGAGTATCCTGACTTCCACCAATGGATGGGTTATAATGACTCTATCAGGTCTTGTCGTCTAAGCCCTCAG CATGAGGGTTCATTTAGGATCAACATCTATGAGAAAGAAGACCTTAGAGGACAAATGATGGAGTTCACAGAAGACTGTCCTCATGTCTATGAAAAATTCAGGTTCCGTGATATTCACTCTGTAATTGTACATGATGGATACTGGATGTTCTATGAGGAGCCAAACTATAAAGGCCGACAGTTTTACCTGCGACCTGGAGAGTACAGGAGATACATTGACTGGGGAGCCACAAACTCCAGGGTTGGCTCCTTCAGGCGT gctagtgatgttttcatgtgtaggctccattgcattgacatctacagaatatgtttgctgcacaacagtagatgttgtagtgagtga